A genomic stretch from Pithys albifrons albifrons isolate INPA30051 chromosome 28, PitAlb_v1, whole genome shotgun sequence includes:
- the LOC139683449 gene encoding polymeric immunoglobulin receptor-like: MVKYFRLRQDLGHFLQAVSLRGRKDHKADTQEQDPVAAPSNAPALGLSKAMELRALLLLLLLCFPGLQAQVPPAVERRREGSTLYVQCPYTDKVKSLYKAWCRLEGGGCRHYVGTSYEYLRTDKATIKDDHLTRTFSVTMTDLRAEDSGIYYCAYYSHGYNSLKTVSLNVFKEVLQWELDTLVVQCPCTTQGQSMRWCRREGQTECKVMASTEHRSTRSNSNAPQDRTSIMFTHSDTVTVTMKNLQAQDSGVYWCELSKGSDRARVMEVVLSVSKRTQQFTAQESGIVSVQCLYKHTDYQAVSKAWCKEGAGTLCEILVTTSSGPSGNHSMSQDGRVRIQDDTQQGMVTITMEQLQAQDSGVYWCALQEPSGLSRMEEVTLKVSQALTSKDLPHTEDTSQVTPLGNSPAPSSNVNTFILLSVVLSILLILALITLVTLCVKLHKVLGRTGNQEVDDTYDNSEGTAQPGSTGRRESPKNDIKGLKHINLDSQSRPSPEDPLYCNIEPSQAHRDPQGENVEYAVIAFSQFPRSDSG; the protein is encoded by the exons ATGGTGAAGTATTTCCGCTTAAGGCAAGACCTTGGGCACTTCCTCCAGGCTGTGTCACTGCGAGGTAGGAAGGATCACAAGGCGGACACGCAAGAACAGGACCCAGTGGCAGCCCCCAGCaatgcccctgccctgggcctgaGCAAGGCCATGGAGCTCAgagccctcctgctgctgctgctgctctgcttcccag GTCTCCAAGCCCAAGTACCTCCTGCTGTAGAGAGACGACGGGAAGGGAGCACTCTGTATGTCCAGTGTCCTTACACAGACAAGGTTAAGAGCCTTTACAAAGCCTGGTGTCGCCTGGAAGGTGGAGGATGTCGTCATTATGTGGGGACCAGCTACGAATACCTGAGAACAGACAAAGCTACAATAAAGGATGATCACCTTACTAGGACCTTTTCTGTGACCATGACTGACCTCAGGgcagaggactcaggcatatACTACTGTGCTTACTATAGCCATGGCTATAACTCACTGAAGACAGTCTCTCTGAATGTTTTCAAGG AGGTGCTCCAGTGGGAGTTGGACACTCTGGTGGTTCAGTGTCCCTGCACCACCCAGGGGCAGAGCATGAGGTGGTGCCGAAGAGAAGGGCAGACTGAGTGTAAAGTCATGGCGAGCACAGAACACCGTTCAACACGGAGTAACAGCAACGCTCCACAAGACAGAACATCCATCATGTTCACACACTcagacactgtcactgtcaccatGAAGAACCTGCAGGCCCAGGACAGCGGCGTGTACTGGTGTGAGCTTAGCAAAGGCTCTGATCGTGCCCGAGTCATGGAGGTCGTGCTCTCAGTGTCCAAGA GAACACAGCAGTTCACAGCCCAGGAGTCAGGCATTGTCTCTGTCCAGTGTCTGTACAAGCACACGGACTATCAGGCTGTGAGCAAAGCCTGGTGCaaagagggagcagggacactgTGTGAGATCCTGGTCACCACGAGCTCAGGGCCCTCAGGGAACCACAGCATGTCTCAGGATGGCAGAGTCAGGATCCAGGATGACACCCAGCAGGGGATGGTCACCATCAccatggagcagctgcaggcacaggactCCGGCGTGTACTGGTGTGCGCTCCAGGAACCCTCCGGTCTGTCCCGAATGGAGGAGGTCACGCTCAAGGTTTCCCAGG CACTGACTTCAAAAGATTTGCCACACACTGAGGACACAAGTCAAGTAACTCCTTTGGGCAATAGCCCAGCACCCAG CTCAAATGTGAACACCTTCATCCTGCTGTCTGTGGTCCTGAGCATCCTGCTCATCCTGGCTCTCATCACCTTGGTGACACTGTGTGTCAAGCTGCACAAGGTCCTGGGGAGAACAG GGAACCAAGAAGTGGATGACACCTATGACAACTcagagggcacagcacag CCTGGCAGCACTGGAAGAAGAGAAAGTCCCAAGAATGACATCAAAGGCCTCAAACACATTAACCTGGACTCGCAATCCAGGCCCAGCCCTGAGGATCCTCTGTACTGCAACATTGAACCCAGCCAGGctcacagggacccccaaggcgAAAATGTGGAATACGCCGTCATTGCCTTCAGCCAGTTCCCCAGGAGTGACTCAGGATGA